In one Rutidosis leptorrhynchoides isolate AG116_Rl617_1_P2 chromosome 8, CSIRO_AGI_Rlap_v1, whole genome shotgun sequence genomic region, the following are encoded:
- the LOC139863718 gene encoding ASI1-immunoprecipitated protein 1-like, translated as MSSNAFYLNAKKRTIYIDNPSYHVTKSVLETALNQFGTVTNIQFVPTYFMSCPVIAALVEMQTIRQADDIVNEMNDSPLMVSGMPRPVRAQKARVDMFHDYQKEQVRLIICQFMDPNDPKYEVAKSFKKLTKRQAAEAAFSTEHELAVEEKLHNQQNVAFKANYKKYELIDRSNILFSLLESSHRLHPGGCPAIRAFERRWQQTAQGSAQFGITQGELTIHAFISPIGITRGD; from the exons AAAAAGGACGATTTACATTGACAACCCCTCGTATCACGTTACAAAGTCCGTTTTAGAAACGGCTTTAAATCAGTTCGGGACTGTTACCAATATACAGTTTGTTCCCACATACTTCATGTCCTGTCCGGTTATTGCTGCATTGGTAGAAATGCAGACTATAAGACAGGCGGATGATATCGTCAATGAGATGAATGATTCTCCGTTGATGGTATCTGGGATGCCAAGGCCCGTAAGAGCACAAAAGGCTCGGGTCGATATGTTTCATGATTATCAAAAGGAGCAGGTTAGGCTGATTATTTGTCAGTTTATGGATCCTAACGATCCAAAATACGAGGTGGCGAAAAGTTTCAAGAAGCTTACCAAAAGACAGGCTGCTGAGGCCGCATTTTCCACTGAG CACGAACTTGCAGTAGAAGAGAAACTGCATAATCAGCAGAACGTGGCGTTCAAAGCAAATTACAAGAAGTACGAGCTGATTGATAGG AGCAATATTCTTTTTTCACTCTTAGAGAGCTCTCATCGGTTACACCCTGGGGGCTGCCCAGCCATCCGCGCTTTTGAGCGCCGATGGCAGCAAACCGCTCAGGGCTCCGCCCAG tttgggatcacccaggGAGAGTTAACCATCCACGCGTTTATCTCCC cgattggaATAACCcgaggggactaa